A window of the Bacillus sp. A301a_S52 genome harbors these coding sequences:
- the rpmA gene encoding 50S ribosomal protein L27, whose amino-acid sequence MFLKLDLQFFAQKKGVGSTKNGRDSISKRLGTKRGDGQSVTGGSILVRQRGTKIYPGVNVGKGGDDTLFAKVDGVVKFERVGRDRKRVSVYPEVQEA is encoded by the coding sequence ATGTTCTTAAAATTAGACCTTCAATTTTTTGCCCAGAAAAAAGGGGTAGGTAGTACAAAAAACGGTCGTGACTCTATTTCCAAACGTTTAGGTACAAAACGCGGTGACGGACAATCTGTTACTGGTGGATCCATTTTAGTACGTCAACGCGGCACTAAAATTTATCCAGGCGTGAACGTTGGAAAAGGTGGAGACGACACATTGTTTGCGAAAGTTGATGGCGTTGTTAAGTTTGAACGCGTTGGCCGTGATCGTAAACGTGTAAGTGTGTATCCAGAAGTACAGGAAGCATAA
- a CDS encoding ribosomal-processing cysteine protease Prp, translating to MIHVTFNRNDDGTIHTFTMKGHAESGPYGYDLVCAGVSAVSFGAVNAIADLCNTKMMVETKDDGGFLRCRVPKGLNHDTFEKVQLLLNGMLVSLKTIEDQYSQFIRIDS from the coding sequence ATGATTCATGTAACATTTAACCGGAATGACGATGGAACGATCCATACATTTACGATGAAAGGCCATGCGGAATCAGGTCCTTATGGATATGATCTCGTCTGTGCAGGTGTGTCAGCTGTTTCTTTTGGAGCAGTGAATGCTATTGCCGATCTTTGTAATACAAAGATGATGGTTGAAACAAAAGATGACGGAGGCTTTCTCCGCTGTCGTGTTCCTAAAGGGTTAAATCATGACACGTTTGAGAAAGTACAATTGCTGTTAAATGGTATGCTTGTCTCTTTGAAAACAATTGAGGACCAGTATAGCCAATTTATACGTATTGATTCATAA
- the rplU gene encoding 50S ribosomal protein L21 — protein MYAIIETGGKQVKVTEGQEVYVEKIDVAEGDTVTFDRVLLVGGDETKVGAPLIDGATVTAKVEKHDRAKKITVFKYKAKKNYRRKQGHRQPYTKVIIDKINA, from the coding sequence ATGTACGCAATTATTGAAACTGGTGGAAAGCAAGTAAAAGTAACTGAAGGACAAGAAGTTTACGTTGAAAAGATTGACGTAGCTGAAGGTGATACAGTAACTTTTGACCGTGTTCTTCTCGTTGGAGGAGATGAGACGAAAGTAGGAGCTCCCCTTATTGATGGAGCTACAGTGACTGCAAAGGTAGAGAAACATGACCGTGCGAAAAAAATCACTGTCTTCAAATATAAAGCTAAAAAGAACTACCGTCGTAAGCAAGGTCACCGTCAGCCATACACAAAAGTGATAATCGACAAGATTAATGCTTAA
- a CDS encoding Rne/Rng family ribonuclease produces MRQIVLHRRFEDVRGAVIEYGNVVEWLFEGKTDLLKPGIIIKGKVETILPGMDAAFVNIGSEKNGFLLKKELISFQQEENKPKPITSLIKQGQSIVVQVKKEELGTKGAKLTEQLSFPGKYLVYLPFGDYIAISKKINQEEEREQLREIAQNYLENQEGIIFRTSAAKASTVKLKAELAFLRDQFTTTMRKAQLHGGTTILYDSTSVTRRVIRDFIDREDTEFVVDDVNDYKELTASLPSDEKDKVTLYQGKENLFSYFDLDKVLDKTLSSFLWLKNGGSLHIDYTEAMTVIDVNSAKFTSKQGLSDTAKKTNLDAVSTIAQQLRLRDIGGIILIDFIDMPLDKDRQEVMYALKNALKPDRTITNVLGFTQLGLLEMTRKKTRKSIHEIIYSNCKVCDGKGLVKSEAEVAAELEEALFAFRNSEAAAFVVDIHKGTLALFLHKGKRRLKWLEKVLSKRIFLNAVTESGFEIRFEGEEQEARDFWSKKV; encoded by the coding sequence GTGAGACAAATTGTGTTGCACCGACGGTTCGAGGATGTTAGAGGTGCAGTGATTGAGTACGGGAACGTCGTCGAATGGCTTTTTGAAGGGAAGACAGATTTACTGAAGCCAGGTATCATTATTAAAGGAAAAGTCGAAACGATTTTGCCGGGCATGGATGCGGCCTTTGTTAATATCGGATCGGAAAAAAACGGATTTTTATTAAAGAAAGAATTAATTAGTTTTCAGCAAGAAGAAAATAAACCGAAACCAATCACCTCTTTAATAAAGCAGGGACAATCCATTGTTGTTCAAGTTAAGAAAGAAGAGTTAGGAACAAAAGGGGCGAAACTTACTGAACAGTTATCATTTCCTGGGAAATACCTTGTGTATTTACCGTTTGGTGATTACATTGCAATTTCTAAGAAAATTAATCAAGAAGAGGAACGTGAACAGTTACGAGAGATCGCTCAAAATTATCTTGAAAATCAAGAAGGTATTATTTTTCGAACAAGTGCTGCAAAAGCATCTACTGTCAAACTGAAAGCAGAACTGGCGTTTTTGAGAGATCAATTTACCACCACAATGAGAAAAGCTCAATTACATGGTGGAACAACAATTTTGTATGATAGTACCTCCGTTACAAGGCGCGTGATTAGAGATTTTATCGACCGTGAAGATACCGAATTTGTTGTGGATGATGTAAATGATTATAAAGAACTGACAGCTAGCTTACCTTCTGATGAAAAGGATAAAGTCACCTTGTATCAAGGGAAAGAAAACCTTTTTTCTTATTTTGATTTGGATAAAGTGTTAGATAAGACACTCTCTTCATTTTTATGGTTGAAAAATGGAGGATCGCTTCACATTGATTATACGGAGGCCATGACAGTCATTGATGTAAACTCCGCAAAATTTACAAGTAAACAAGGATTAAGTGATACGGCGAAAAAAACTAATCTGGATGCTGTCTCAACGATTGCGCAACAGCTTAGATTGAGAGATATCGGCGGCATTATATTAATCGATTTTATCGATATGCCATTAGATAAGGATAGACAGGAAGTTATGTATGCATTAAAAAATGCGCTTAAACCTGACCGGACGATTACCAATGTGCTTGGTTTTACCCAATTAGGGTTGTTAGAAATGACACGAAAGAAAACACGTAAATCGATACATGAAATAATCTATTCGAATTGTAAAGTATGTGACGGGAAAGGCTTAGTAAAAAGTGAAGCTGAAGTAGCAGCAGAGTTAGAGGAAGCACTTTTTGCTTTTCGTAATTCTGAGGCTGCTGCCTTTGTAGTGGATATTCATAAAGGCACGTTAGCATTATTCTTACATAAAGGTAAGCGTCGCCTAAAGTGGTTGGAGAAGGTTCTTTCTAAACGTATTTTTCTAAATGCTGTTACAGAATCAGGCTTTGAGATTCGATTTGAAGGGGAAGAGCAAGAGGCAAGGGATTTTTGGAGTAAAAAGGTATAA
- a CDS encoding protease translates to MISLLRLIKIHPLLWAVLGIGGMAGLFKEILMLLFIILVHELGHACTANYYGWRIRKIELMPFGGMAEIEEYGNRPVKEEFFVTLNGPLQHLWMICASMYLSGTPIWSETDHQLFLFHNISILLFNLLPILPLDGGKLLFTLQSYFLSFQKSYHLTTILSLITLTIITFIAFIILPFHLNLVVIVCFLWLHQYLEWRQRHYHFLRFLLERQRLQLNNKEKKTIPVHPSITVSQAVKEICREKKVTFLLRTKKGEKYVNEKLVLQAFFDSQQKALPLALLK, encoded by the coding sequence TTGATTAGTTTATTACGTTTAATAAAAATTCACCCTCTACTATGGGCTGTCTTAGGTATTGGCGGAATGGCAGGATTATTTAAAGAAATTCTCATGCTTTTATTCATTATACTTGTTCATGAATTAGGACATGCTTGTACTGCAAACTATTATGGATGGCGTATTCGTAAAATTGAGCTAATGCCGTTCGGCGGAATGGCTGAAATAGAGGAGTATGGGAATCGCCCTGTTAAAGAAGAATTTTTTGTGACTCTTAATGGGCCTTTGCAGCATCTATGGATGATTTGTGCGAGCATGTATTTATCAGGTACACCTATTTGGTCTGAGACAGATCATCAACTATTTTTATTTCATAACATCTCTATTTTACTATTTAATTTACTGCCGATCTTACCGCTAGATGGTGGGAAACTACTTTTTACATTACAGAGCTATTTTCTTTCCTTTCAAAAGTCGTATCATTTGACGACTATTCTTTCCTTAATTACGTTAACGATTATAACGTTTATAGCATTTATTATCTTACCATTTCATCTAAATTTAGTTGTCATTGTATGTTTTTTATGGTTGCACCAATATTTAGAATGGAGGCAACGGCATTATCATTTTCTCCGTTTCTTATTAGAGAGACAGCGGTTGCAACTAAATAATAAAGAGAAAAAAACCATTCCTGTTCATCCGAGTATCACAGTGTCTCAAGCTGTAAAAGAAATTTGCCGAGAAAAAAAAGTAACCTTCTTATTGAGAACCAAGAAAGGTGAAAAATATGTAAATGAAAAGCTCGTCCTTCAAGCTTTTTTTGACAGCCAACAAAAAGCCCTTCCATTAGCCCTTCTTAAATAG
- a CDS encoding M23 family metallopeptidase: MNDRVAKLKRKMEARRRKRQDKKRPYKSVQRMRSEGQSLWEMKHDEEREDTIYSFDTVKDRSLQKPRTEPFFNRDAFIMQMLAGICFFLAIGILMQTSTPALDQVRHFVERQFKEEFQFERVALWYEDLFGRPVALFPSQMEAVAPGDLEEQVPNQYALPATGTIKETFEQNGRGIYVETDLEEAVEAVRSGVVRYIGEDKEHEWGQIVVVSHYDGGESWYGMLEDIYVNLYDHVDSGDVLASVSSHAEDEDTGIYYFALKEGDVFIDPVDVISVD; this comes from the coding sequence ATGAATGATAGAGTTGCAAAGTTAAAAAGAAAAATGGAGGCTAGGAGACGCAAACGACAAGATAAAAAACGTCCCTATAAGTCTGTCCAGAGAATGCGAAGTGAAGGTCAATCATTGTGGGAGATGAAACACGATGAAGAACGAGAAGACACCATCTATTCATTTGATACGGTGAAAGATAGATCACTTCAAAAGCCAAGGACGGAACCTTTCTTTAATAGGGATGCTTTCATAATGCAAATGCTAGCTGGTATTTGTTTTTTTCTAGCAATCGGGATTCTTATGCAAACAAGTACACCAGCTTTAGATCAAGTAAGACATTTTGTGGAACGTCAATTTAAAGAAGAGTTTCAATTCGAACGTGTTGCTCTTTGGTACGAAGATTTATTTGGACGTCCAGTAGCTCTTTTTCCTAGCCAAATGGAAGCAGTGGCACCAGGTGATTTAGAAGAACAGGTTCCAAATCAATATGCCTTACCAGCAACAGGGACGATAAAAGAGACATTTGAGCAAAATGGCCGAGGGATTTATGTTGAAACAGATTTAGAAGAAGCCGTTGAAGCAGTAAGAAGTGGTGTTGTTAGATATATTGGTGAAGATAAGGAACATGAATGGGGGCAGATTGTTGTTGTAAGTCACTATGACGGAGGTGAATCATGGTATGGTATGCTTGAGGACATTTATGTGAATCTATATGATCATGTAGACAGTGGAGATGTTCTAGCAAGCGTATCCTCACATGCCGAAGATGAAGATACAGGAATTTACTATTTCGCATTAAAAGAAGGGGATGTTTTTATAGATCCGGTTGACGTGATTTCCGTTGATTAG
- the minD gene encoding septum site-determining protein MinD has translation MGEAIVVTSGKGGVGKTTTTANIGTALALSGKKVCLVDTDIGLRNLDVVMGLENRIIYDLVDVIDGNCRLQQALIKDKRFDCLFLLPAAQTKDKSAVEPEQMKELIDELKQDYDYILIDCPAGIEQGYKNAVAGADKAIVVTTPEISSVRDADRIIGLLEKEENISPPKLVINRIRNHMMKNGEAMDVEELVSILAIDLLGIVVDDDDVIKSSNSGEPIALDPKSKAAIAYRNIGRRITGETVPLMSLEDDKGMLTRVKKFLGIRG, from the coding sequence GTGGGAGAAGCCATAGTTGTAACGTCAGGTAAAGGCGGTGTTGGAAAAACGACTACCACTGCCAATATCGGGACAGCATTAGCTTTGTCAGGTAAAAAAGTTTGCTTAGTCGACACAGATATTGGTTTAAGAAACCTTGATGTCGTAATGGGTCTAGAAAACAGGATAATATATGACCTCGTCGATGTCATTGACGGTAATTGCCGACTTCAACAGGCGTTAATAAAGGACAAACGGTTTGATTGTCTATTTCTCCTTCCAGCTGCTCAAACAAAAGATAAATCGGCAGTGGAACCAGAACAAATGAAAGAATTAATTGACGAATTAAAGCAAGATTATGATTATATTTTGATTGACTGTCCAGCGGGGATTGAACAAGGATATAAAAATGCTGTAGCTGGGGCCGATAAAGCAATTGTAGTCACGACTCCTGAAATTTCATCTGTCCGTGATGCGGATCGAATTATCGGTTTACTTGAAAAAGAAGAAAATATTTCTCCACCAAAACTCGTGATAAACCGTATTAGAAACCATATGATGAAAAATGGGGAAGCGATGGATGTAGAAGAGCTAGTCTCAATATTAGCGATTGATTTATTAGGTATTGTCGTTGACGACGATGATGTTATCAAATCCTCTAATAGCGGAGAGCCTATTGCATTAGACCCGAAAAGTAAGGCAGCAATAGCTTATCGAAATATTGGTCGACGAATTACAGGAGAAACAGTCCCTCTTATGTCTCTAGAAGATGATAAAGGAATGCTGACACGAGTGAAGAAATTCCTTGGCATCCGAGGATAA
- the minC gene encoding septum site-determining protein MinC, which translates to MKTNQKKNQYVIIKGTKDGLTFILDDQCSMDTLKNALKETLSDRPQPSRESQGAVKAKLVIGKRYLEDIELKELESLFSEEMHIKVEDIESDVISKAEAEHLVKEKQMTKVARIVRSGQVVELQGDLLIIGDVNPGATVKATGNIYILGKLKGIAHAGSNGNKEAVICASEMTPSQLRIASVVRRSPEESEQLFEQQMMECAYLNENEEIILEKLHKLSKIRPQLATELC; encoded by the coding sequence ATGAAAACAAATCAAAAAAAAAACCAATATGTCATTATCAAAGGGACTAAAGATGGCCTGACATTTATTCTGGATGACCAATGCTCGATGGACACACTAAAGAATGCTCTGAAAGAAACGCTGTCTGATCGCCCACAACCTTCTAGAGAATCACAGGGAGCTGTAAAAGCGAAGCTCGTTATTGGGAAGCGTTATTTGGAGGACATAGAGCTTAAAGAACTGGAGTCTTTATTCTCAGAAGAAATGCACATTAAGGTAGAAGATATAGAATCAGATGTGATTTCTAAAGCGGAAGCTGAGCATCTTGTAAAAGAAAAACAAATGACTAAAGTAGCTAGAATCGTTCGATCTGGACAAGTTGTTGAGTTGCAGGGGGATCTTCTTATTATTGGTGATGTAAACCCTGGGGCAACAGTCAAAGCTACGGGGAATATCTACATATTGGGCAAATTAAAAGGAATTGCCCATGCTGGAAGTAACGGGAATAAAGAAGCGGTTATTTGTGCTTCTGAAATGACACCTTCGCAGCTCCGAATAGCATCTGTTGTTAGACGTTCACCTGAGGAGTCAGAGCAGCTGTTTGAACAACAAATGATGGAGTGTGCTTATCTCAATGAAAATGAAGAGATAATACTTGAAAAACTTCATAAATTGTCGAAAATAAGACCGCAGCTGGCAACAGAATTATGTTAA
- the mreD gene encoding rod shape-determining protein MreD yields MIVRYSLFISLFILFIFEGTIYQVFAPDFYGFPYELIPRWMFMLILLMGIYRGRGYGLLHGIIFGVLYDIVYSSVLGVYAFGMGLIAYVLSISLPFVKNNLAITILTVISGVALLEYYVFGMMTLLGITDMSNDTFLTVRFIPTLIMNLIVLTIVAYPVKLWCQKVDSEIQ; encoded by the coding sequence ATGATCGTTAGGTACTCTTTATTTATATCATTGTTCATTCTTTTCATATTTGAAGGTACAATTTATCAAGTTTTCGCTCCAGATTTTTACGGTTTCCCTTATGAGTTGATCCCTCGGTGGATGTTTATGCTTATATTGTTGATGGGAATCTACCGGGGCCGAGGCTATGGACTATTACACGGTATTATTTTTGGTGTCTTGTATGATATTGTTTACTCTTCTGTACTAGGTGTCTATGCATTTGGGATGGGATTAATTGCGTATGTCTTATCGATTTCTCTCCCGTTTGTTAAAAACAATTTAGCAATCACAATTTTAACGGTTATTTCAGGTGTGGCTTTGTTAGAATATTATGTGTTTGGTATGATGACTCTTTTAGGGATTACTGACATGTCAAACGATACTTTTCTAACTGTTCGTTTTATTCCTACACTTATTATGAATTTAATCGTATTGACCATCGTGGCTTATCCAGTAAAGCTCTGGTGTCAGAAGGTTGATTCGGAAATTCAGTAA
- the mreC gene encoding rod shape-determining protein MreC, with translation MSFFSNKRLIVLLVCMIILVALIGYSMSDRRSLSWPEQFVADTVGSLQSAFSRPAHFAAGFFDNVSDMRNLYEENQLLKSHLDEYASLQVELSQLQRRNEELEAAVDLQDDPDLMSYTVRSAIVIHRSPDRWNEQVGINKGAQDGLEENMAVITSEGLIGKIDQVSQFSSTIRLLSDQDITNRISAMVDTDDETVYGFIEGMDEETGYLRFTKIDMEAELETGQTVSTSGLGGVFPQGLQIGEIVEYDTDEFGLTQIAYVEPSANFSHLDYVMVVERGADTLDETINPDLEDDDS, from the coding sequence ATGTCTTTTTTTTCTAATAAGCGACTCATTGTATTATTAGTTTGTATGATCATACTAGTAGCATTAATCGGTTACTCTATGAGTGATCGCAGGAGTCTTTCATGGCCAGAGCAGTTTGTAGCCGATACAGTCGGTTCTCTCCAGTCTGCCTTCTCTAGACCCGCTCATTTCGCAGCGGGTTTCTTTGACAACGTGAGTGATATGAGAAATTTGTATGAAGAAAATCAACTATTAAAATCGCATTTAGATGAATATGCGTCATTGCAAGTAGAGTTAAGCCAGCTGCAACGTCGAAATGAAGAATTAGAAGCAGCTGTTGATTTGCAGGATGATCCTGATTTAATGAGCTACACTGTTCGATCAGCAATTGTTATTCACCGTTCTCCAGACCGTTGGAACGAGCAGGTTGGAATTAATAAAGGAGCTCAGGATGGTCTAGAGGAAAACATGGCGGTTATTACATCTGAAGGTTTGATTGGTAAAATTGATCAGGTGTCGCAATTTTCTTCTACAATTCGCCTTCTCAGTGATCAAGATATTACAAATCGGATATCAGCCATGGTCGATACAGACGATGAGACTGTGTATGGCTTCATTGAAGGTATGGATGAGGAAACTGGTTATTTACGGTTTACAAAGATTGATATGGAAGCTGAACTGGAAACTGGACAAACAGTGTCCACTTCTGGGTTAGGTGGGGTTTTCCCTCAAGGCCTCCAAATCGGTGAGATTGTAGAGTACGATACAGATGAATTTGGCTTAACACAAATAGCATATGTGGAACCCTCAGCAAATTTCTCTCATTTAGATTATGTTATGGTAGTGGAACGTGGCGCAGATACATTGGACGAAACGATTAATCCCGATTTAGAGGACGATGACTCATGA
- a CDS encoding rod shape-determining protein, with product MFAGFSKDLGIDLGTANTLVYVKGKGVILREPSVVAIRSDTGSIEAVGNDAKNMIGRTPGNIVAIRPMKDGVIADFDTTATMMKYFIQQALRNRSIFTKKPNVMVCVPSGITAVEKRAVEDATKQAGAKEAYTIEEPFAAAIGANLPVWEPTGSMIVDIGGGTTEVAIISLGGIVTSQSVRVAGDEMDDAIVQYIKKTYSLMIGERTAEAIKFEVGAAGSPEIHDEMDIRGRDLVSGLPKTISVNAQEITEALEDTVTQIIQAVKDTLEQSPPELAADIMDRGIVLTGGGALLSNLDKVLSEETNMPVLVSEDPLDCVAIGTGKALENLHLFRSKAGISVRSNRKG from the coding sequence ATGTTTGCAGGATTTTCTAAAGATTTAGGAATTGATTTAGGAACAGCTAATACGCTTGTTTATGTTAAAGGAAAAGGTGTTATTTTACGTGAACCGTCCGTCGTGGCGATTCGTTCAGATACAGGTTCGATAGAAGCAGTTGGGAATGACGCAAAAAACATGATCGGGAGAACGCCTGGAAATATTGTGGCTATTAGACCGATGAAAGATGGCGTTATTGCTGATTTCGATACAACGGCAACGATGATGAAATATTTTATTCAGCAAGCCCTTAGAAATCGCTCTATTTTCACGAAGAAACCTAATGTAATGGTTTGTGTACCATCAGGTATTACAGCTGTAGAAAAACGTGCGGTAGAAGATGCTACAAAGCAAGCAGGAGCGAAAGAAGCTTATACGATTGAAGAGCCATTTGCTGCAGCAATCGGAGCTAATTTACCTGTTTGGGAGCCCACGGGGAGTATGATTGTTGATATCGGCGGTGGTACGACAGAAGTAGCTATTATTTCTCTCGGAGGAATTGTGACAAGTCAATCTGTACGCGTAGCAGGGGATGAAATGGATGATGCAATCGTTCAATATATTAAAAAAACCTATAGTCTCATGATCGGTGAACGAACCGCTGAAGCTATTAAATTTGAAGTAGGGGCTGCTGGTTCTCCAGAAATTCACGATGAAATGGACATACGTGGACGCGATCTCGTGTCAGGATTGCCAAAAACAATTTCCGTAAACGCACAAGAGATTACAGAAGCTCTAGAAGATACAGTGACACAAATTATTCAGGCTGTAAAAGATACGCTGGAACAGTCACCACCGGAACTTGCAGCAGATATCATGGATAGAGGCATTGTGTTAACAGGTGGAGGGGCACTATTAAGTAATCTTGATAAAGTGCTGTCAGAGGAAACAAATATGCCAGTACTCGTTTCAGAGGATCCATTAGACTGTGTGGCTATAGGGACTGGTAAAGCATTAGAGAACCTTCATTTATTCCGTTCAAAAGCTGGAATTTCTGTCCGTTCAAACCGAAAAGGATAG
- the radC gene encoding DNA repair protein RadC, producing the protein MIRDVPKSERPRERMLRDGAEALSNQELIALLLRSGTKSESVLQLSTRVIQHFNGLTLFKEAQVKELTAIKGIGEAKAIQLLAALELGKRVYQFTSEERYVIRSPEDVAQYMMDEMRQLNQEHFVVLYLNTKNQVLHKETIFIGSLNASIVHPREIFREAFRFSAASIVCLHNHPSGDPEPSQQDIEVTQRLVESGKMLGIALLDHVIIGDRRFYSLKEKGYV; encoded by the coding sequence ATGATAAGAGATGTTCCAAAAAGTGAAAGGCCACGAGAGAGAATGTTAAGAGATGGAGCGGAAGCGTTATCGAATCAGGAGCTGATTGCACTGCTTCTTCGATCAGGGACGAAATCTGAGTCCGTCCTGCAATTGTCTACACGTGTTATTCAGCATTTTAACGGTTTAACTCTTTTTAAGGAAGCACAAGTAAAAGAATTAACAGCTATAAAAGGAATTGGTGAAGCTAAAGCCATTCAGCTATTAGCCGCTCTTGAATTAGGAAAACGAGTCTACCAATTTACGTCTGAAGAGCGTTATGTGATCCGATCTCCTGAAGATGTGGCACAATACATGATGGATGAAATGCGACAGCTTAATCAAGAGCATTTCGTCGTCCTTTACTTAAATACAAAAAATCAAGTCCTTCATAAAGAAACAATTTTTATTGGTAGTTTGAATGCCTCGATTGTTCATCCCCGTGAAATTTTTAGAGAAGCTTTTCGATTTTCAGCTGCTTCGATCGTTTGCCTTCATAATCATCCATCTGGAGACCCTGAGCCAAGCCAACAGGATATCGAAGTAACACAGCGATTAGTGGAGTCCGGAAAAATGCTTGGAATTGCTTTGCTCGATCATGTTATTATCGGTGACAGACGTTTCTATTCGTTAAAAGAAAAAGGATATGTCTAA
- the maf gene encoding septum formation inhibitor Maf translates to MRSVILASQSPRRRQLLEQVNIPFTVVPSSVEEIVDKTLSPAEIAMSLSKQKADEIFKRHPESVVLGADTIVVAQDSILEKPFDVQEAYDMLQLLSGASHSVVTGVTINSYENTVSFYEETIVHFYALTHEEIELYVESGEPFDKAGAYGIQGLGATLVKKIEGDYFTVVGLPIAKVVQVLKEFQIYQKK, encoded by the coding sequence ATGAGATCAGTTATTTTAGCTTCACAATCACCTCGAAGACGCCAGCTTTTAGAGCAAGTAAACATTCCTTTTACTGTCGTGCCAAGCTCCGTAGAAGAAATAGTTGATAAGACCCTTTCTCCTGCTGAGATTGCTATGTCTTTGTCAAAGCAAAAAGCTGATGAGATTTTTAAACGGCACCCCGAAAGTGTCGTTCTCGGTGCCGATACCATTGTTGTTGCCCAAGACAGCATTCTTGAGAAGCCCTTTGATGTACAGGAAGCTTATGACATGCTTCAGCTTCTTTCGGGCGCTAGCCACTCTGTTGTAACAGGTGTGACAATAAACTCTTATGAAAATACCGTATCTTTTTATGAGGAAACGATCGTACATTTTTATGCCTTAACACACGAGGAAATTGAGCTATATGTAGAGAGTGGTGAGCCATTTGATAAGGCAGGTGCGTATGGTATTCAAGGTTTAGGAGCTACCTTAGTGAAAAAAATTGAAGGTGATTATTTTACGGTAGTTGGGTTACCGATCGCTAAAGTTGTTCAAGTATTAAAAGAATTTCAAATATACCAAAAGAAATAA